The stretch of DNA CTGGTGAGGAGGCTCCGCCCCGCTTGTTCTGAGGGGTCGTTCCGGATGGCGCTCGCCTCCCGGGTTCACCAGGGAACCTCAGCATGTGGTATCGAATCGGCGCGGATCTCGTGCTGCTACTCCACTTGGCCTTTGTGCTATTCGTGATGACAGGCGGACTTCTGCTCTTGAAATGGCCCCGCCTGGCCTGGCTACACCTACCGGCGGCGATCTGGGGAGCCGTCGTCGAGTTCAGCGGATGGATCTGCCCACTCACCCCGTTGGAAAACACCTTGCGGACCATGGCGGGAGAACCGGCCTCTGACGCCGATTTTACAGGCCGCTACCTCATACCCCTAGTGTATCCAGCAGGGCTGACATGCAACATTCAAATACTGTTGGGGACGATGGTGGTGATGGTGAACGTAGCGGTCTATTGGCAAGCCTTAGGGAAGGCGGCGAGGGACCGGCGACAGAAGTGAGTTGAAGCCGGCTGGTTCGTTCTGTGTCGAGGTCATCACCAGGGCAAGACACCCCTGCTCGCTCGATGTGATGGGATGAACGCTCCCGGCCTCGCCGCGATGGTAGTCCCCTGCCTGGAGAAATTCCCCAGCGCACATGCAGCTCCCTCCACCAGGTAGGACCGGCTGGGAGGCAAGACAGCCATCACCGCGGTCGTAGGCGACTTCGTCGGCCGCGTGGCAGCGGACAATCGCATCAACGGAACATTCGCGAACGCCAACATTCCGCGACTGAAATCGCTGCTGATCGATCAAATCTGTCAGGCGTCGGGCGGACCTTGCAGCTACACCGGACGAGACATGAAAAGCACCCATGCCGGGATGGGCGTCAGCAGCAGCGATTTCGACGCACTGGTCGGAGACCTCGTCGCCGCGTTGAACAAATTCAAAGTCGGCGAACGGGAAAAGAACGAACTGCTTGGCGCGCTCGGTCCGATGAATAAAGACATCGTCCCCTCATCGGCGGCCATGACCGACCCGCGCGGCATGCTGCCACTGCCCGCAAGCTACAAATCCTGGCCGAAATTCCTGACAGACATTCCGAAAGGCGAAGCCAACCAGGTCCGTGACATTTACATCAATCCGACCGGCGCAGGAACATCGTCAGGACAGAATTTCCCGAACGGCACGGTTATGGTGATGGAGATTTACAAAGCCAAGATGGACGGCGACAAGCTCATGACCGGCATGGACGGGAAGCCGGTGAAGGACGATCTGCGCAGATGTTTGTGATGGGGAAAGAACAGGGCTGGGGCGACAAGCAGCCCGAGAATCTGAAGAACGGCGACTGGGCCCTATACTGCTTACGATGCTTCCAGCAAGCCGCTGATGGAGGGTTTCACAAAGTGCCGCGCCTGCCACACGCCGCTGGCGCAGAAAGATTTCGTCCACCGCTACGACGAATATTTCCAAACGAGAGCGCAGATGTAGTTCACACTAGCACGGGGGCTGCGTTTCCCCAGCTCTCGCTGCTACTGCGGACTTGTTTACTTACAAGGCAGCTCTTCTTATTTCGGCTATCCAAATATGTGTGTGTTTCCTGCATCTGAACCGGCTCATGTCATCGTGGCGTAACACCTGAACTTCTTGTTGCCCTGCGGGCGACGTTAGATTAACTTGAAACCGAATTTTGTTGTGGAGAAGAAGACCTGAAGCCCCTGAAGCCGATCCTCGAACCGCGCTGCGGTCCGGCATGTGGTTGAGTCTCACCGCACCCGCAATGCTCGGGGTTTCGCCTGCGTGTTGCGCGGCCAAGACACTGATAGCAGCGACCTGGACATCCTCTTTGACCCGACGCCGGAAACGACGCTGATGGACGCGGCTACCATCCAAGAGGAACTGCAGCGCCTGCTTGGCATGTCGGTGGATGTGCTGACGCCCTACGCATGGACCCAGCCTTCACCCCACCGCACGACGACATTTCTTGGTTGGTCATGTACACCATGCGCAATCGCGGCTCGCACGGTTACGAACATGTCATGAAACCGGAAAGGAGTAAAAATGAAGACCTCCATCTCAAATTCTAACCAACTGGTCGAACCCAGTGACGCTGGCCTGAACGCCGACGCACTAACCTGCCTGGATGCCGTCATCCAATCCTATATCGACAACGGCGACAACTACGGCGCGTCGATTATCATTGCCCGTGGCGGCAAGATTGGGCACCAGAAAACCTTTGGCACGGTTGCTCCCGAGCGGGCAACCGCGCACGACGACATTTTCATGACTATGTCGCTGGCCAAGTCCTACACCGCCGCACTGGTGTTGCGCGCTATCGATCAGGGTCGCTTCACGCTCGACACTAAGATTGACAGCCTGATTCCTGGTTTTGCGCAGGGCGGCAAACAAGAGGTCACGGTGCAGATGCTGCTGACGCACACCGCTGGGGTCTATAACCTGATCGCGTTGCCACCCCCCCATCCACTGGCAGAAAACGGCATTTTGAGAAAAACGGTTGAGATCGCCAAAATCACCCCCGCAACCTATAAACCTGGCACTGCATGCGCCTACACCCCGATGGCTGGAATCAATACGCTGGGCTGGCTGTTGGTGGTGACCGACCCCAAGGGGCGGCAATTTCGAGATATTGCACACGAGGATTTGTTCGAGCCGTTAGGGATGGTGAATTCCAGCTTCGGCATCGACCCAAAGAATCCCCGCCGGGTTCCCATGTCCTATACCCCGAAGCGGACAGTACCGACCACCCCACAGGTGGTGGCCATGCTAGAAGCCATTTCGCTCGGCGATGCCGAGATGCCTTCGGGCGGTGGCCATTCCAGCAGTACCGATGTATTTCGCTTTGCCGACACCATGCGCCAGCGTGGCAGCAGCAATGGGTACCGCTTAATCTCTCCTGCGCTTTTCGAGTACGCGGCGAAGAATCACACAGGGGATATGGTCAACGGAGCGTGGGTCTCAGCCTGTCTTGCTGAAGGTCGGCCACCGTATCGCGCCAATTTCTCGTTGCTTGGCGGCTATTGCCGGGACAAGGGCGACTACTTAACACCCATGGGCTATACAGCCTCGCCGCGTGCCATTGGCGCGATGGGCGGTGGCTCAACGATGTGGATGGTAGACCCAGAGCGTGACTTGACCATCGCATTTCTGTCGGCGGGCTTCATCGATGGGCTGCAGCACACGGATCGTTGCTCACGCATCAATGACCTCGCGCTGGCGGCTTGCGAGTAAAGAGGTGGCTCCGGTTGGTTGGACAGTTTCTGTCCAGTTATAAGTGGTGCCTGACGGTATGCGCCGACGCGGCCGTGGGCCGTGCTGGCAAGGGCTCCCAATACACACGATCGGGTGTGCGTTCGTCGCCTGACCACATTGTAGAGCGTCACGTAGTGTGCAGTCCCGGCCTGAGCATCGCGGGCAATCTCGTAGGCATGGGGGTGGCCCTCTTCATAAGGGCGACCTGCGCCTTACAAGGCGCTCCGAGATTGCGTCTTGCTCTCTTCATTGCCTCGCTCCTTTGGTTCGCCACCACCCGGTGACACCAGGTTGCCGCTTACCATACTGTCCAAATTCAGGAGCTCCCGCTGGCTCGCCTGCGGGTCGGAGAGAAATACTGGGGTGGGACGCTAGAACCTATCTCAAAATAGTTGACGGCCTGACCTTCCACCCGTATAAGTCCGGGCATGCTGCGGCTGCGGGACGATCAATGGGAGCGGATTCGCGCACACTTTCCTGAAGAGCACATTCCCGACTCCCGACTGGGGCGCAAACCCCTCCCGACTCGGGCCGTCCTGGAGGCGGTGCTCTGGATTCTGAACACCGACGCCCAGTGGCACTTCCTGCCGCAGTGCTCTCCCAACTACAAAACCGTCCATCGCCGATTCCAACAATGGTGTCAGCGGGAGGTGCTGCGAGAGGTCCTCACACAGTTGGCCAATGCGCTGCGCGAGGAAGGGACGATCGATGAACGGGAGAGTTTCATCGACGCCACCTTTGCGTCGGCCAAGGGCGGCGGCGAGGCCATCGGGCTCACCAAACGCGGTAAAGACGTGAAGATCCTCGCGATTGTGGATCGGCACGGGCTGCCCCTCTCGGTCAGTACGCATGCCGCCCATCATCATGAAGTCACCTTGGTCCAGCTGAGTTACGACTTCTATATGCTCGAGGCCAAGCCGGAACATCTCATTGGCGATCGGGCGTATGACAGCGACGGCCTCGATGACGAGCTTCAGCAAGATGGCGTCAACATGATCGCGCCGCACCGGTCCACTCGTAAACTGAAAACCCAAGATGGCCGCCACCTACGTCGATATGAACACCGATGGCTCGTCGAACGCTTCGTTGCCTGGCTGCAGTGGAAGCGGCGCCTCCTCATTCGCTGGGAATACGACGCCACGAATTTCCTCGGATTTGTCCAGCTCGCCTGTATCACCATGCTCCTCAAACAATTTTGAGATAGGTTCTAGGCAGCTAGGCCAATCAGCGCTTCCAAGTTGAGGATCACGATGGTGCGGCCGTCCATGTGAATGAGACCCTCATCACGAAACTGCCCAAGCGTGTTGCTCACGGTTTCACGGCTGCAGCCGATGAGATTCGCCATTTCTTGATGCGTCAACCTGGCCTTGAGTCGAATCTCCGGCTCTCCCCCGCCCTTTTCGGCCCTCCCCAATTCTGCCAGTAGATGGGCAAGACGGGCAGGAACATCTCGAAAGACGAGGTTCTCCACTCGCGTCTGAAACTTCTTGAGCCGCAAGCCGATGAGCTTGGTCAGCTTGATTGTCACACTGGGATGCGTGGCGAGGTACCGATCAAATTCTTTCCGTGGAATCACACAAATGAGCGCATCGTCGAGAGCCTCCGCTGAGGTCGAACGGGGTACGTCGTCCAGCGCGTCGAGTTCTCCAAATACTTCCCCTGCCTCCAAAATGTCGAAGGTCACTTCCTTCCCGCTGGGCGCCGTATTGGCAATTTTCACGCGCCCTCGCTTGAGGAGATACACATTGCTGCTCGGATCGCCAGGGAGATAGAGAGGCTGCCGTTTCTTAATCTCTTTCATATGCGTAATTTTCTCCATCGCTTGCATCTCGGACGGAGAAATATCATCAAACAATCGAATGTGTTTCAGAAACCAGAGTTTGTTCGGAAGCGATGTCATTCGTGCTATCGAACCACTAAGTGACGCCGCCACAGCCTACCGAATCTTCTGGAGAGGAGGCAAGGGAGGACCCGACGAAGCACCTCCCGTGCTTTGTAAGCCACCTCACAGATTGGAATGATCAGGATGGGATACGGTGACAATCGGTATCGGCATTCACCGGGTGCCTCCATGAAGCAGACCGTGAAGCGCCACGGTGAGTGTATCTCTAGTGAAAAAGAGTGCCGCATGTCTAACGTTGCGATCATCCGAGTTTCAAGAAACTGGTCTCGCAAGGGATACCAGATCATGACGTTCTAAGCCGGTGCGACGACGGGAGGTCGACAGGAGGGCCGTGCCTGCCGGAGGCCCTCCGTCGGGTGTTTGGCTAGACAGGGCTGGATGGGGAAACGGCACAGATAGGACCACATTGACCTCGAACGAGAAGGGTTGGTACATAGACGCATCCCCATCGATGAATTGAGACGAGAGGACACCCATGCCGATAGACGATATCACCCAGAAAGTCAGTGATCGCTATGCCCGTGCTGCCGCAACCGGTGAGCAGATGTGTTGCCCGACCGGGTACGACTTTGCTGACCTCAAGTCCTTTGTGCCGGAAGAAGTCCTGACCATCTCCTACGGCTGCGGCACTCCTGCCGGACTGAACACCGTTCAAGCAGGGGAAACCGTGCTGGACATCGGCTCCGGCGGGGGGATCGACTGTTTTGAAGCGGCGCGCCGCGTGGGCCCCACCGGCCGGGTCATCGGCATCGACATGACGGACACCATGTTGGAAATTGCACGGCGCAACGCGCCCATCGTCGCCGGAAACTTAGGCTATGCAACATCGAATATCGAGTTCCGCAAGGGCATGGCCGATGCCATGCCGGTGGAGGATGCCAGCGTCGATCTGATCATTTCCAACTGTGTGATCAACCTGGCCCCCGACAAGCGCAAAGTCTTCCGCGAAATGTACCGCGTGATCAAGCCGGGCGGCCGGTTTACGATTTCCGACATCGTCTCGGACCAGGTGGTGCCGCAATACCTGGTGCATGATGCAGCCAAGTGGGGCGATTGCCTGTCCGGAGCATTGCAGGTGCAGGACTACATCGGCGGGATGGTCGATGCGGGATTTCGGGCCGTCCACCAGATCAAATTCGCGCCCTGGCAGTCGATCGACGGCATCCATTTCCTCTCGGTGACGCTCACCGGATACAAGTTTCCAGCCATCGCCGAGGAGAAGGCCCCCTCGTATGCCACCCTCTGCGGTCCCTTCTCGAGTGTCACGGACGAAATGGGGCAACGGTACGAACGCGGCGTGCCCCAACGCATCGATGGCCCCAGCGCGCAACTGTTGCAGAGCGAGCCGCTTCGTTCGCTGTTTCTTCTCGGCCCCGCGCCCGTCACACTCGCCGCCACCGACCCGCGCTGGTGCGCGATCCTTCCGGAGCAGAAACCCTGCGTCTGGCAAGGCGCCTATGCCATTCTCACCGGACCGATCATCAGCGCCGAGGACGACGATCATCACCAGTACTACCGAGGCGTGCCCTTGGAAATCTGTTCAAAGACCCTCCAAGTCCTGACACAGGAGGCCTATCGCCCTCACTTCACGATCTACCAGCGAGCCTCGGCAGGTGTGGACGGCACGGAAGTCGCGTGCAGCCCGACCGGCGGTTGTTGTTGAGCCCCCGATGATGAGGAAAGGATCGATCCGATGGGTCTAAGCCTGCTCGCTCGACGGGATCCACTCGCTGCCGCGTCTGAACAACTGCGCCTCCTGGCCCAAACGACCGCTTGTCAGCCATTTGAGACGGCTCTCGATCGGGTCGGGCTCTATCCGCTGGAGGCGACTGGCATCACCACGCTCCAACTCAACCTCGGGAAATTGTGCAATCAAACCTGCCGTCATTGTCATGTAGACGCGGGACCGGACCGGACGGAAGTCATGTCGAAAGACACCATTGATCTCTGCCTGCAGGCCCTGGCTCGCACGGATATTCCCACTCTGGATATCACGGGCGGCGCACCCGAACTCAATCCGCACTTCCGCTGGCTGGTCAAACAAGCCCGATCGCTAGGCCGACAGGTGCTGGATCGCTGCAATCTTTCCGTACTGCTCCTGCCTTCGCAAGCCGACCTGGGGGAGTTTCTCGCGCAGCACCGCGTGGAGGTTATCGCGTCGCTGCCGTCCTATCAGGCCACACAGACGGACGCACAACGCGGCGAGGGTATTTTCGAGAAGTCGATGGAGGCCCTTCGATTATTGAACCGATTGGGCTACGGCAACGAAGGAAGCGGGCTCACGCTGAATCTGGTGTACAACCCGGTCGGTGCCTTTTTACCGCCGAAGCAGGACGGCATCGAAGCCAAGTTCCGGAAAGAGCTGGCCACCCGCCACGGCGTCAGCTTCACGCACCTCTACACTATCACCAATATGCCCATCAGCCGATTTCTGGAGTTCCTCCTGGAGAGCGGCAACTACGAAGGATACATGGAACGGCTTGCGGCGGCCTTCAACCCGGCCGCGGCGACGGGCGTCATGTGCCGCTACACGCTGTCGGTCGGATGGGACGGGACCCTCTACGATTGCGACTTCAATCAGATGCTGGAATTGCCGGTCTCGCAGGGCGCCCCTCGACACATTCGAAACTTCGATCCCGCACGTTTGCACCATCGGCCGATCGTGACGAGGAACCACTGCTACGGGTGCACGGCCGGCTCCGGTTCCTCCTGCGGCGGCGCCGTCACCTAGCGAGGACCTGCCGCGAGCGGCTGTCCCTCTTGATCCAGAAAGCCCTTGATCTGCCCAAGAATCTCGTCGCGCACACGCCGGAACAGCTGCAGACGAGTCGCATCCGAATCGGTGGCTGCCGCCGGATCGTCGAAACTCCAATGCAACAGATGCGTGCTCCCTGGCCACCTTGGGCAGGATTCCTTGGCCCGGTCGCAGACCGTGATGACGTGGTCGAACGGCTGCGTCAGAAATTCGGAAACCTGCTTCGAGCGATGGGCCGAAATGTCGATGCCGACCTCAGCCATCGCGTCGACCGAACCAGGATTCAAGCCGACCGGGTGCGTACCCGCACTGAACACCTCAAACCGATCGCCCGCCAGATGCCGCAACCACCCCTCCGCCATCTGACTGCGCGCGGAGTTGCCGGTACAGAGGAATAACACTCGTGCCTTCATGCGCCGACCTCCTGACCGAACCAATGCCTGGTGCGGTTGCACACCGTGCAGACCGACAACATGACCGGCACTTCCACCAACACCCCGACCACCGTTGCCAATGCAGCACCGGACTCCGGCCCAAAGAGGGCGATAGCGGTCGCCACAGCTAATTCGAAAAAGTTGCTGGCACCGATGAGCGCGCCCGGCGCAGCGATCGCGTAGGGAACCCGCCACCGATGCATCAGGCCATAGGCCAGCGACGAATTCATGTAGACCTGGAGGAGAATCGGCACCGCGATCAACACAACATGTACGGTCTTCCCTAGAATATTCTGCGATTGAAACGCGAAGATACACACCAACGTGAGGAGCAGCGCCACGATCGTCACCGGCGCGAATCGAGGCAACAGTTGCTCCTCCATCCACCGCAGCCCATACCGGCGGACCAGCCACAGTCGGAGGCCGGCGCCGACAATCAATGGAATCACGATAAAGATCGCCACCGAGTACAATAGGACATCGAACGGAACGGCCAACGATGAGGCGCCGCTCACCAGCAGCCCGACAATCGGAACAAAAAGCACCAACATGATCAGGTCGTTCACGGCCACCTGGACAAGCGTGTAGGCGGGATCCCCGTCCGTCAGGTAACTCCACACAAACACCATTGCCGTGCAGGGCGCCGCAGCCAGGATAATGGTGCCGGCGATGTATTGATCGGCCTCGGCCGGTGAAATCCAGGCTGCGAAGACGTACCTGAAAAACACCCAGGCGAAGAACGCCATGGAGAAGGGCTTCACCACCCAATTCACAAACAGGGTGATCAGCAGCCCGACCGGTCGCTTGCCCACATCACGAATCGAGGCAAACTCAACCTTCATCATCATCGGCACAATCATCAGCCAGATGAGCACGGCAATCGGCAGATTGATGTGACTGCCCTGCCCGATCTCAGCCCCTCGCAGGCTGGACACCAAACCGGGCATCGCCTGCCCGATCAGCACGCCTATCACCATGCAGAGTGCCACCCAGAGGGTGAGATACCGTTCAAAAAACGACAGCCGTTTCGTGGTCACCTGCGGCGCATCGACCGGTAATGCGAGTTCCATAGCGCGCTCCTTCATGCATGCACGACTCGGCGGAGTTAGACAGTGCTTGCCGGTTTCTTGGCTCGAATGAATGCACTCATGAACTTGCCCTCGACTTGGGCCACGAATAGCTCGCTGGAGAGGTCTGTGCTGACCAGCAATTCCTTCACGTCATTGGCGTGGTAAATACGCGTCGGTTCCATTCCGATCTCGATAAACCCCGCCTGAGCCAACAAGTCTCGATACTCCGTCTCTTCCAACGCGCCCGCCACACAACCGGCCCACAATTCGAGATTCCGTCGGATCTCCGAGGGAACCGCCCCTCGCACCACGATATCGGACAACGCCAGCCGGCCTCCCGGACGGAGCACGCGAAACGCCTCCGCCAGCACGCGTTCCTTTTCGCCGGACAAATTCACGACGCAATTGCTGATGATCACATCCACGGAACGATCGGGCAGCGGAATGTGTTCGATTTCGCCCTTCAGAAACTCGACATTTTCCACGCCGGCGGTACGCTGATTTTCCCTGGCCAACGCCAACATCTCCTCGGTCATATCCAACCCATAGGCTTTCCCCGTCGGACCGACTCGCTTGGCGGAGAGCAGCACATCGATTCCGCCGCCGGACCCCAGATCCAACACCGTCTCACCCGCATGCAGTTCAGCCAGGGCCGTCGGATTCCCGCAGCCCAGCGATGCCGCCACCGCGTCCGCCGGCAACCCCTGACGCTCCTGATCTGAATACAGATTCGACGTGATTGGATCGACATTCATTAGCGCAGGGGAAGCTCCGCAGCAGGAACTGCCTCCGCTCTTGGCTCTTGCGGCCGCTTCACCATACTTTTCCTTGACCAACTCTCGAATCGCTTGTGCGTCCATTTCGGCTCCTCCTCTCAATTCATCAATTTTACTTGATCTATTAGGCGCAAAAAAAATCAGCAGCAGCCGGAGGTGCGACGCGCCCGCCTTGCCTGTTTGAACGAATCGACGAGCTCATCCAGTTCGACAAGGGCGGCGGCGTTCACGGCATAATACATCCATCGGCCTTCACGTCGATCCACGATCATCCCCGCATCTTTGAGCACCTTCAGGTGAAATGAGAGCCGAGACTGCCCGGCCTGCAGGCGATCCGTCAGTTCGCAGACACAACACTCGCCCTCTTTCAGCTCGTCCAAAATCTCCAAACGGGTTTGATCCGCAAGTGCATGGAACAATTCCGCAGCCCGTGTTGGATTTCGTACCGTGCTTCCCTTCATGGCAAAAATATATATCAATAAATATTGATCAGTCAAGCAGGCGCCTTTATGTGTTGCTCGCCGGTCCTCACTTTGCTAAGGTGACTCGCTGGCGACATTGCCATCCCCACTGAATTGAGCCACCACATGGTTTGGGACCCCAAAGACCCTTGGAGCAAGAAGGGCGACGATTTGGATCAGGCCTTTAAGCAGGCCCAGGGCCAACTTCGCAATTTGCTGCCTACCGGCGGTTTTCGCAATCTCCTCCTCGTCGCCTTCACGGTCTTCCTCATCTGGCAGAGCGCATTTATTGTGGCGCCGGACGAAGAAGGCGTGGTGAAACGGTTCGGCATCCCCGTGCGCGTCGTGGATCCTGGCCCACACATGAAAATCCCCGTCGTCGAAAGCGTGTTGCAACCGAAGGTGGCCAAACTGCATCGGGTGGAAATCGGCTTTCGAACCGATCGTCAAGCGCGCCAGCAGATGGTGCCTCAGGAAGCCCTCATGCTGACCGGCGATATGAACATCCTGGCGATTGAATTTATCGTTCAATATAAGATCAAGAGTTCCCGCGAGTACCTGTTCAATGTCGCGGACATCGACGACACGATCGGGAAAGCCGCGGAAGCGTCGATGCGGGAAGTCATCGGCAAGAGCAAGATCGACGAAGCGCTGACGACCGGCAAGGCGCAAATCCAGCACGACACGCAGGAACTGCTGCAACACATTCTGGATGACTACAAGACCGGCGTGCAGGTAGCCGCGGTCCAGCTACAGGATGTCGACCCGCCCGAAGCCGTGGCAGCCGCATTCAAAGACGTCACCAACGCCAAGGAAGACCGCGAAAAGTTGATCAACCAGGCCCAGGGCTATCGCAACGACATCACCCCCAAAGCCAAAGGTGAGGCGGCGCAGTTGGTGAACCAGGCCAAGGGATATGCGCAGGCGCGACTGAATCGATCCCAGGGCGAAGCCAACCGATTCCTCGCGACACTGAAAGAATACAACCAGGCGAAAGACATTATCAGCAAGAGGATCTATATCGAGACCCTGGAAGACGTGCTCCCTCACATCGAAAAATTCGTCCTGGATGGCAAAGGAGCGGACCGTACGCTGCCGTACCTGCCACTCGATCGGTTCTCCAAACCGGCCCCATCCAGCTCGACACAGGAGCGCACGCCATGAGCAGACAAGGATTTTTGTTAGCATTCGTCGGCATTGTGCTCGGGCTGCTTATCCTCGGTGCGTCGCCTTTTTACATCGTCGATGTCACCCAGAATGCCATCGTCGTCCAGCTCGGGAAACCGGTCCGGAACGTGACCGAAGGCGGCCTATACCTCAAAGTGCCGTTTATCGAAGAAGTCACCTACTTCGACAAGCGCCTCCTCGACTATGATTCGAATGCGCAAGATGTCATCACCCAGGACAAGAAGACGTTACTGCTGGATAACTTCGCGAAGTGGCGCATCACCGATCCATTAAAGGTCTATCAGGCGTTTCAGAGCCAGCGCGGTGCGCTCCAGCGTTTGCACGATATTATTTACTCGGAACTACGCGTCGAATTAGGCCGACACGATCTGGCCGAAATCGTCTCATCAACCAGGGCACAGCTCATGGCCGTCGTGACCCAGCGCGCCAATGAAAAAGCATCAGCCTATGGTATCGAAATTCAGGACGTTCGGATTAAACGAGCCGACTTGCCTGAGCAGAATGAAAAGGCCGTATTCTCTCGCATGCAAGCCGAGCGGGAACGGCAAGCGAAGCAGTATCGTGCGGAAGGCGCGGAGGAGGCTCAGAAGATCAAGTCTGAAGCCGAGAAAGATCGGGAGATCATCCTTGCAGAGGCCTATCGAGAGTCAGAAGAGCTGCGTGGAGGCGGGGATGCTAAGGCGTTCCGCATCTATGCCGATGCCTATCGCCAGGATCCGCATTTTTTCGAGTTCACCCGTACGATGGAAGCCTATCGTAAGACCCTCAAGGAAAAGACCACCATTCTCGTCAGTCCGGACTCAGAATTCTTCCGGTTCCTGAAACAGCGTTGAGGCGTAGTTAGGCCAGGCCCACAATTTGACCTGATTGCGGATCGACATCGATTCGTTCCCCCGCCGGCTTCTTCGGCAATCCCGGCATCAACTGAATGCCCGAACAGACAGCCGTAAGGAAGCCGGCCCCGGCCAGAATCCGCAGTTCCTGAATCGGCACCGTAAACCCGGAAGGCCGCCCCTTGAGCGCCGGATCATGGGAGAGGGACAACGGCGTCTTTGCCATACAAATGGGAAGCTGATCGAATCCCAATTGCGTCGCAAGCGCCACGTCCCGTTCCGCCCGGGGAGAAAACGACACGCCGGCGGCGCCATAGATCCTGGTGGCAATCGTCTCGATCTTCTGCTTGATGGGCGAGGTCACATCATAGAGATGACTGAATTGCGCGCCTTGCGCAGCAACCTTGACGACCGCCCGGGCCAGCTCCTCGGCTCCTCGCCCGCCATCAGACCAGTGGGTCGACACCGCCGCCGCCGAGGCACCTGCCGCCAAGGCGCGTTCGCACACCCAGCGTAATTCATCGGACGAATCATCTTTGAACGCGTTCACCGCAACCACCACCGGCACGCCATGCGCTCGGACGTTGGCAATATGCTGTTCGAGGTTGGCAAATCCTTGTTCCAGCGCCGCCTGGTTCGGTCCCGTCACACCGGACGGCAACGGGGATCCCGATTTCACGATTCCCCCTCCGCCATGAAGCTTGAGTGCACGCAACGTCGCCACCACTACCCCC from Nitrospira sp. encodes:
- a CDS encoding DUF2784 domain-containing protein yields the protein MWYRIGADLVLLLHLAFVLFVMTGGLLLLKWPRLAWLHLPAAIWGAVVEFSGWICPLTPLENTLRTMAGEPASDADFTGRYLIPLVYPAGLTCNIQILLGTMVVMVNVAVYWQALGKAARDRRQK
- a CDS encoding cytochrome P460 family protein codes for the protein MGGKTAITAVVGDFVGRVAADNRINGTFANANIPRLKSLLIDQICQASGGPCSYTGRDMKSTHAGMGVSSSDFDALVGDLVAALNKFKVGEREKNELLGALGPMNKDIVPSSAAMTDPRGMLPLPASYKSWPKFLTDIPKGEANQVRDIYINPTGAGTSSGQNFPNGTVMVMEIYKAKMDGDKLMTGMDGKPVKDDLRRCL
- a CDS encoding serine hydrolase domain-containing protein encodes the protein MKTSISNSNQLVEPSDAGLNADALTCLDAVIQSYIDNGDNYGASIIIARGGKIGHQKTFGTVAPERATAHDDIFMTMSLAKSYTAALVLRAIDQGRFTLDTKIDSLIPGFAQGGKQEVTVQMLLTHTAGVYNLIALPPPHPLAENGILRKTVEIAKITPATYKPGTACAYTPMAGINTLGWLLVVTDPKGRQFRDIAHEDLFEPLGMVNSSFGIDPKNPRRVPMSYTPKRTVPTTPQVVAMLEAISLGDAEMPSGGGHSSSTDVFRFADTMRQRGSSNGYRLISPALFEYAAKNHTGDMVNGAWVSACLAEGRPPYRANFSLLGGYCRDKGDYLTPMGYTASPRAIGAMGGGSTMWMVDPERDLTIAFLSAGFIDGLQHTDRCSRINDLALAACE
- a CDS encoding IS5 family transposase, with translation MLRLRDDQWERIRAHFPEEHIPDSRLGRKPLPTRAVLEAVLWILNTDAQWHFLPQCSPNYKTVHRRFQQWCQREVLREVLTQLANALREEGTIDERESFIDATFASAKGGGEAIGLTKRGKDVKILAIVDRHGLPLSVSTHAAHHHEVTLVQLSYDFYMLEAKPEHLIGDRAYDSDGLDDELQQDGVNMIAPHRSTRKLKTQDGRHLRRYEHRWLVERFVAWLQWKRRLLIRWEYDATNFLGFVQLACITMLLKQF
- a CDS encoding Crp/Fnr family transcriptional regulator → MTSLPNKLWFLKHIRLFDDISPSEMQAMEKITHMKEIKKRQPLYLPGDPSSNVYLLKRGRVKIANTAPSGKEVTFDILEAGEVFGELDALDDVPRSTSAEALDDALICVIPRKEFDRYLATHPSVTIKLTKLIGLRLKKFQTRVENLVFRDVPARLAHLLAELGRAEKGGGEPEIRLKARLTHQEMANLIGCSRETVSNTLGQFRDEGLIHMDGRTIVILNLEALIGLAA
- a CDS encoding methyltransferase domain-containing protein; amino-acid sequence: MPIDDITQKVSDRYARAAATGEQMCCPTGYDFADLKSFVPEEVLTISYGCGTPAGLNTVQAGETVLDIGSGGGIDCFEAARRVGPTGRVIGIDMTDTMLEIARRNAPIVAGNLGYATSNIEFRKGMADAMPVEDASVDLIISNCVINLAPDKRKVFREMYRVIKPGGRFTISDIVSDQVVPQYLVHDAAKWGDCLSGALQVQDYIGGMVDAGFRAVHQIKFAPWQSIDGIHFLSVTLTGYKFPAIAEEKAPSYATLCGPFSSVTDEMGQRYERGVPQRIDGPSAQLLQSEPLRSLFLLGPAPVTLAATDPRWCAILPEQKPCVWQGAYAILTGPIISAEDDDHHQYYRGVPLEICSKTLQVLTQEAYRPHFTIYQRASAGVDGTEVACSPTGGCC
- the arsS gene encoding arsenosugar biosynthesis radical SAM (seleno)protein ArsS (Some members of this family are selenoproteins.); the protein is MGLSLLARRDPLAAASEQLRLLAQTTACQPFETALDRVGLYPLEATGITTLQLNLGKLCNQTCRHCHVDAGPDRTEVMSKDTIDLCLQALARTDIPTLDITGGAPELNPHFRWLVKQARSLGRQVLDRCNLSVLLLPSQADLGEFLAQHRVEVIASLPSYQATQTDAQRGEGIFEKSMEALRLLNRLGYGNEGSGLTLNLVYNPVGAFLPPKQDGIEAKFRKELATRHGVSFTHLYTITNMPISRFLEFLLESGNYEGYMERLAAAFNPAAATGVMCRYTLSVGWDGTLYDCDFNQMLELPVSQGAPRHIRNFDPARLHHRPIVTRNHCYGCTAGSGSSCGGAVT
- a CDS encoding arsenate reductase ArsC is translated as MKARVLFLCTGNSARSQMAEGWLRHLAGDRFEVFSAGTHPVGLNPGSVDAMAEVGIDISAHRSKQVSEFLTQPFDHVITVCDRAKESCPRWPGSTHLLHWSFDDPAAATDSDATRLQLFRRVRDEILGQIKGFLDQEGQPLAAGPR